From Haloterrigena salifodinae, the proteins below share one genomic window:
- a CDS encoding UxaA family hydrolase has product MTRERDADAETDSAIGNAAATEPGAGTEFEAYDRDRDGVGVRNRVLVVPSVICSHTVADRIADAVPGAVSAPHDHGCGQLGDDSERTERTLVGVAANPNVAGALAVGLGCETVQSDRLAGSIADRGVPVEEVAIQREGGTDACREAGIDLATALRARIETERERVGLEAATVGVVSSDCRPSSLESADPLVGRVVERIVDAGGRALIAGNERIHAHPDAVRERVATSDARERLDGVADSAYDSPVAVTATRKRAADATPEQVRRLWGNRPVRDVLEYGEWAAHETGVALVDAPSAFDEAATALAAAGAQVVIHVTADGIPTGHPIVPVLTVTGDRNTYAALRDDLDVAGATTADELLMSLRAVLDGEPTSSERHGVTSFAITRVGPSV; this is encoded by the coding sequence GTGACTCGAGAGCGCGACGCCGACGCGGAGACGGACTCGGCGATCGGGAACGCCGCGGCGACCGAACCCGGCGCGGGAACCGAATTCGAGGCCTACGATCGGGACCGCGACGGCGTCGGGGTTCGGAACCGCGTGCTGGTGGTGCCGTCGGTCATCTGCTCGCACACGGTCGCAGACCGGATCGCCGACGCGGTTCCCGGCGCCGTGAGCGCGCCCCACGACCACGGCTGCGGGCAACTGGGCGACGACAGCGAGCGGACCGAGCGGACGCTGGTCGGCGTGGCGGCGAATCCGAACGTCGCCGGCGCGCTCGCTGTCGGGCTCGGCTGCGAGACGGTCCAGAGCGACCGCCTCGCCGGATCGATCGCCGACCGAGGGGTTCCGGTTGAGGAGGTCGCGATCCAGCGCGAGGGCGGTACCGACGCGTGTCGCGAGGCGGGGATCGATCTCGCGACGGCCCTCAGGGCGCGGATCGAGACGGAGCGCGAGCGGGTCGGTCTCGAGGCGGCGACGGTCGGCGTCGTCAGCAGCGACTGTCGGCCCTCGTCGCTGGAGTCGGCGGACCCGCTCGTCGGCCGCGTCGTCGAGCGGATCGTCGACGCCGGCGGCCGCGCCTTGATCGCGGGCAACGAACGGATCCACGCCCACCCCGACGCCGTTCGCGAACGGGTCGCTACGTCCGACGCGCGGGAGCGCCTCGACGGCGTAGCTGACAGCGCGTACGACTCGCCGGTGGCCGTCACCGCGACGCGAAAGCGCGCCGCGGACGCGACGCCGGAGCAGGTGAGACGGCTCTGGGGCAATCGTCCCGTTCGGGACGTCCTCGAGTATGGAGAGTGGGCCGCCCACGAGACCGGCGTCGCGCTGGTCGACGCGCCGTCGGCGTTCGATGAGGCAGCCACGGCGCTGGCCGCCGCCGGCGCGCAGGTCGTGATCCACGTCACCGCTGACGGGATCCCCACCGGCCACCCGATCGTTCCGGTGCTCACGGTCACCGGCGACCGGAACACGTACGCCGCGTTGCGCGACGACCTCGACGTCGCCGGAGCGACGACGGCCGACGAACTGCTGATGTCGTTGCGGGCGGTCCTCGACGGCGAACCGACGAGTTCGGAGCGCCACGGCGTGACGTCGTTCGCGATCACGCGCGTCGGGCCGTCGGTCTGA
- a CDS encoding ABC transporter ATP-binding protein, with product MTVSETDYQPEPKQGDSILEIRNASVTFDMDRGESRVLDDVDLDIERNEILGVVGESGSGKSMLASALLDAIVDPGVLYGDITYHPPDGSPIDILDLDKQGLKELRWEEISMVFQGAMSSFNPVRKIRTHFVETLDAHDYDIDEGIERTEGIFEDLYLDPDRVLDSYPHELSGGMKQRALIALSLVLEPEVLVMDEPTAALDLLMQRSIISLIQEIKEEYDLTIVFITHDLPLVADIADRIGVLYAFEFVELGPTEEILEDAAHPYTRLLLKSTPNLEAPIETMQPVDGSAPDPVNVPSGCSFHTRCPLATQECRDVDPGPYDAGGSHVSHCHHWESAREEIPMSYDLESIDAGSETAKIGTGDTPSRTASAKPVVSLDDVEVHFEKEKGFLDMFDEPDVVEAVDGVSMDIYEKDVVVLVGESGCGKTTLGKTAVGLQEPTGGSVNYRGHDIWDVKAGDGDGSISWDEVRRSLQIVHQDPGGALNPHRRVKASLEAPLKRWDDDLDGNDRKQRILSLLEHVGMSPPEDYIDRYPHQLSGGEQQRVALIRAMLMNPDVIMADEPVSALDVSLRVEMMDLMIQLQDTFNTSYLFVSHDLSNARYIAEKTGGRIGVVYLGRLVEIGPPDEIIHNPQHPYTKALCWATPELGADNDDESPIREIDIPDPTNPPSGCRYHTRCANAREVCRSQDPTAFDVPDDELHEAACFRVDDTHEYWNSESITDDDELIAQGDD from the coding sequence ATGACCGTTTCCGAAACCGACTACCAACCCGAACCGAAACAAGGCGATTCGATTCTCGAGATACGCAACGCGTCCGTCACGTTCGACATGGACCGCGGCGAATCGCGTGTCCTCGACGATGTCGACCTGGACATCGAGCGAAACGAGATCCTCGGCGTCGTCGGCGAGAGCGGCAGCGGCAAATCGATGCTCGCCTCCGCGCTGCTCGACGCGATTGTCGACCCGGGCGTCCTCTACGGGGATATCACGTACCACCCCCCGGACGGCAGCCCGATCGACATCCTCGATCTCGACAAGCAGGGGCTCAAGGAACTCCGCTGGGAGGAGATTTCGATGGTGTTCCAGGGGGCGATGAGTTCGTTCAACCCCGTCCGCAAGATCCGAACCCACTTCGTCGAGACGCTCGACGCCCACGACTACGATATCGACGAGGGGATAGAACGGACGGAGGGCATTTTCGAGGACCTGTATCTGGACCCCGATCGCGTCCTCGATTCCTACCCGCACGAGCTCTCGGGCGGGATGAAACAACGCGCGCTGATCGCGCTCTCGCTGGTGCTCGAGCCGGAAGTGCTGGTGATGGACGAGCCGACGGCCGCGCTGGACCTGCTGATGCAGCGGTCGATCATCTCGCTGATCCAGGAGATCAAGGAGGAGTACGATCTGACGATCGTCTTTATCACCCACGACCTGCCGCTGGTCGCGGACATCGCCGATCGGATCGGCGTCCTCTACGCCTTCGAGTTCGTCGAACTCGGGCCGACCGAGGAGATCCTCGAGGACGCCGCCCACCCGTACACGCGGTTGCTCCTGAAGTCGACGCCGAACCTCGAGGCACCGATCGAGACGATGCAGCCCGTCGATGGATCGGCACCGGACCCGGTGAACGTTCCGTCGGGCTGTTCGTTCCACACGCGGTGTCCGCTGGCCACCCAGGAGTGTCGGGACGTCGATCCCGGCCCGTACGACGCCGGCGGGAGCCACGTCTCCCACTGTCACCACTGGGAGTCGGCCCGCGAGGAGATCCCGATGTCGTACGACCTCGAGTCGATCGACGCGGGCTCCGAGACGGCGAAGATCGGCACGGGAGACACGCCCTCGCGGACCGCGTCGGCCAAACCGGTCGTCTCGCTCGACGATGTCGAGGTCCACTTCGAGAAGGAGAAGGGCTTCCTCGACATGTTCGACGAGCCCGACGTCGTCGAGGCCGTCGACGGCGTCTCGATGGATATCTACGAGAAGGACGTGGTCGTCCTCGTCGGCGAGTCCGGCTGCGGCAAGACCACGCTGGGCAAGACGGCGGTCGGGCTCCAGGAGCCGACCGGCGGGAGCGTCAACTACCGCGGTCACGACATCTGGGACGTCAAGGCGGGCGACGGTGACGGCTCGATCTCGTGGGACGAAGTCCGCCGGTCGCTCCAGATCGTCCACCAGGATCCGGGGGGCGCCCTGAACCCCCACCGCCGCGTCAAGGCGAGCCTCGAGGCCCCGCTCAAGCGCTGGGATGACGACCTCGACGGGAACGATCGGAAACAGCGCATCCTGAGCCTGCTCGAGCACGTCGGGATGTCGCCGCCGGAGGACTACATCGATCGCTACCCCCATCAGCTGTCGGGCGGCGAACAACAGCGCGTCGCGTTGATCCGTGCGATGCTGATGAACCCCGACGTGATCATGGCCGACGAGCCGGTCAGCGCGCTGGACGTCTCCCTGCGTGTCGAGATGATGGATCTCATGATCCAGCTTCAGGACACGTTCAACACGTCGTACCTGTTCGTCTCCCACGACCTCTCGAACGCGCGGTACATCGCCGAGAAGACCGGCGGTCGGATCGGCGTTGTCTATCTCGGCCGACTGGTCGAGATCGGCCCGCCGGACGAGATCATCCACAACCCCCAGCACCCCTACACGAAGGCGCTGTGCTGGGCGACGCCGGAGCTCGGCGCCGACAACGACGACGAGTCGCCGATCCGTGAGATCGACATTCCCGACCCGACGAACCCGCCGAGTGGCTGTCGCTACCACACGCGCTGTGCGAACGCGCGTGAGGTCTGCCGGAGCCAGGATCCGACGGCGTTTGACGTCCCCGACGACGAGTTACACGAGGCGGCGTGTTTCCGCGTCGACGACACGCACGAGTACTGGAACAGCGAGTCGATCACGGACGACGACGAACTGATCGCACAGGGCGACGACTGA